One Bacillus sp. FJAT-45350 genomic window carries:
- a CDS encoding S-layer homology domain-containing protein, whose translation MCIKVKRKLTRALNIFSIFIMLFLTVLPAMPASIVDANSQEILTKGDTPKPWPTVFTPYTTGDGKSILDPGADVNPIDVDITSGVDRGVGNLPSMYVASDGSNFFVRLRLKGDPYDRKGGFLSSVWLVKLAVGGEHKATIGVNGKSPHYDYVYVADSSGGNVQPIYVTPTQGGNSVPGTEITPDGNGHYFLDFQVPIERINEIAPEITKTTPVQVFFGTSKAANLSVINKEWMDTGSSGGSTTSFSGLQAIELGDPDKDLVPQLTSSPPTISINGPAKEKFESNNITVSGKVSVNKNVTIEINDQTRTITPTGTNGDYSWTTNLSSGTAMVPDRNGIYTLVAYVEDEVGDKSVKVKASKEIEIEKTNNANTITIEDGNIREVTDNDFDGNGKLRINGTFTVSNNGNYIQTTVHNEQAADANKDTNTTWSYLIDKSKLQAGNNSITVKIHQQGQGTVLATVTQQLIYLKDGVEIITPLSVSIDSIHATGSARPEITGKSSGAESVEIQISRDGGPYRTIEIRDTRNNNNWSVEPLETPLRVGTYTVRAIAKNAAGTEFAYAYKSHTVSEKSITIDNGSGVPDRVVINDRTPIIRGTTNLDDGLDKVRVKIGGIEETVDVVNNRWFLEVNNELTGSDYTINAELVEDNNIKATQELRIIASTFVNITAPVPDEYGFIAETEPTIGGTVQAGSLVNLKMLRGDEFVFIEEVVPTGTTWEYDVSSPLLEGDYQVIAIAYDDYGNEAEATSIFSIAGGSVSIEDVADVTKTVAYGTSIEDAKAALGTEVTVVLEDGEEVTVPITWSDNSTPEYQGNNVGEYEFSGTFGTLPNGVNNDKDIGAPKGIIAVQAGLSNEKEITAYSFEEQTKVATIDSEVGTITVEVAHETEVEDLIATFTLSDKASAKVGEAVQTSEVTPNDFTNEVTYVVKAEDGTTKNWTVQVTVQEQTAKPVIPEPVRAGMETIRGTSTEPGAVITITRGTEVIGTGTVNVDGTWTVQVTEGMTLSATDALSVRAKAEGKAESEVAPVVVQNALSDKKEITLYSFKEQTGAATIHSGTGTIAIEVAHGTEVDQLVATFTLSDKASAKVGEEVQTSEVTPNDFTNEVIYILTAEDGTRKEWTVQVTVQEQTATPVVTEPVRAGMKTISGTSTETGAVITITRGADVIGTGTVNGDGTWTVQVSEGKVLSATDALSVTAKATGKAESEIAPVVVQNALSNEKEITSYSFEEQTGAATIHSGTGMIAIEVAHGTEVDQLIATFTLSDKASAKVGEAVQTSEVTPNDFTNQVTYVVTAEDGTTKNWTVQVTVQEQTATPVIPEPVRAGMETVSGTSQEVGAVIAITRGPDVIGTGIVKEDGTWTVEVTEGKTLSATDALSVTAKAEGKAESEVTPVVVQNELSGEKEITTYSFEKETGAATINSGTGTIAIEVAHGTEVGQLVATFTLSDKASAKVGEAVQTSEATPNDFTNEVTYVVTAEDGTTKNWTVQVTVQEQTATPVIPDPVRAGMETIRGTSTEPGAVITITRGEDVIGTGTVNEDGIWTVQVPEGKTLSATDALIVRAKATGKAESEVTPVVVQNELSNEKEITSYSFEEQTGAATIHSETGTIAIEVAHGTEVDQLVATFTLSDKASAKVGESVQTSEATPNDFTNEVTYVVTAEDGTTKNWTVKVTVQEQTVKPVVTEPVRAGMETVSGTSPEVGAVITITRGEDVIGTGTVKEDGTWTVEVTEGKTLSATDALSVRAKATGKAESEENLVMILPVLQQEVDLSLTSNPTSIVGDGYSQATLKAVLKDSEGNPIPNIEVEFAATAGSLSSPIATTNSDGEATVTLTSSKIEGTEPVIEVVKATVDSPQNGIFAEEEINIHFAPPIIQGQVLDADGEPISNATVWVEIDGIKYEATTDEDGNYSIIVPRGGNYTLNIEVTMMFGGREVTTTFTQQVSVQATGQEEKFKPERKVSGQLFVGTNNKIVKTMNEVLPENSNLVVQVLNDPDNRVTATIDNDGKYELLGFEAGKTYEVVFNVEIDGNRMAGEYTEIKVGEDGQIVVQFELIDPYGLITDSVTGELISGVNMKLYWADTDLNKEKGRIPGELVPLPVLPDFPPNQNENPQISTDWLENEDTAEIGNYAWMVFAQGDYYLVGEKDGYVKYDSRTDLTTDVQIGDSWIRDGVIHIGETIMRYDFSMVKKVATTIEVSGASEIEVPATGSTSESYTAVVKNQYGAQMQEDVTWSLKSVVTGVSIDEMTGELTVEAITDADKAIVVASSGGLNQEYDIVLKKIPPPVKAAGSVSGEGKLTVSEGTPEAIVTLYDKDGIEIITGTIIADGTYEFTDVPPGKAYTVVQTVNGVSSSHSNAVDVAPNKPVTLEGKVNDADGTVEISNLVPGATVILKDKDGNVVASGTANEDGTFTFSDMEKGVDYTVTQEVNGVESEPLPFRLLTDEEEVDDTLRNLNVGYKKESDTWESVTDDVYLIRLDSHETEVKWSASRNNEVVIITDSDCVARSENEGCELVADVARKETDRSVIVTATVTKGEVSKQRTFLLIVKASTIDKQVDNDNGRTITTPGTGSNSISIPVTRINVTDRSVNSTAKIDKVILSDDVATSISQAAAANGKTAVVPVPQDPDNKADEFAIEIPRTAVSAISQGVDALKVKTDFAHLTLEKAQLATMKENNLDLFFRLLPLKEENHKQQVRNTIQNDTNLKANVGNKQVETLGSPLKIETNYANYDTNLIMTFSSNGITLPMVNQDEFLQSLAIYIEHSDGDKVLKRVSDNGATIVYEDNQPIGLSINISKFSTFTVVELKDPPPSGGAPAPTTETITIDVETGGETGATIVSTATIIRTTAPNGTKKDEVIFTPEKAIETVEKVKGAEQTTARIIIPDLKDEVSEIMVRIPLKSAQELSSSGINLEIVTENGKVIIPATSLAGLTGDLYFRLIPIKDDVLQQEVRNRAINEDVVKKVSDVLKPYVVARPMTIETNMPSRPVTLVLPLKDVEIPEKEEERYKFLNSLAVFIEHSDGDRVLTRGKVVTYDKQQLGQQIDIEKFSTFTILNWEGEDLSKFLGELLIELDREDAHGFHEKYINGFPDGTFKPEESVTRAQMAAMLARNLGYDESMPKATTSYPDVRETHWAKGVIEFMKEVGLMEGDPTGNFRPDASISRAEMTAIASRYRKLEIIVPTEFAFSDAQNHWATNYIEATQSSGIISGYVDGTFRPNKNLTRAEAAKVVNRMFERGPLYGVTTPSWPDVLKEHWAFEEIEEASQDHYYTKRKDGDGENLFK comes from the coding sequence ATGTGTATAAAAGTAAAGAGAAAATTGACAAGAGCACTTAATATTTTTTCGATTTTTATTATGTTGTTTCTAACAGTGCTACCTGCAATGCCTGCGAGTATTGTGGATGCAAATTCTCAAGAAATTCTAACAAAAGGAGATACGCCAAAACCTTGGCCAACAGTTTTTACTCCATATACAACTGGTGATGGAAAATCAATACTTGATCCTGGTGCAGATGTCAATCCGATTGATGTCGATATCACAAGTGGAGTTGATAGAGGAGTAGGCAATTTACCATCTATGTATGTGGCATCGGATGGCTCGAACTTTTTTGTAAGATTAAGGTTAAAAGGGGACCCGTATGATCGAAAAGGTGGATTTCTATCATCTGTGTGGTTAGTAAAACTAGCAGTAGGTGGTGAACATAAAGCGACTATTGGTGTAAATGGTAAGTCACCACATTATGATTATGTTTATGTTGCTGATTCTAGTGGAGGAAACGTGCAGCCTATTTATGTTACACCAACTCAAGGTGGAAACTCCGTACCAGGTACAGAAATTACGCCTGATGGAAATGGACATTACTTTTTAGATTTTCAAGTGCCGATAGAACGGATAAATGAGATTGCACCAGAAATTACTAAAACGACTCCGGTTCAAGTATTTTTTGGAACTTCAAAAGCTGCTAATTTATCAGTGATTAATAAGGAATGGATGGATACAGGAAGTAGTGGTGGAAGTACGACTAGTTTTAGTGGATTACAGGCGATTGAACTTGGAGATCCAGATAAAGATTTAGTTCCACAGTTAACTAGTTCGCCGCCAACGATCTCAATAAATGGACCAGCAAAGGAAAAATTTGAATCAAATAATATTACTGTTAGTGGAAAAGTATCAGTAAATAAAAATGTAACAATAGAAATTAACGACCAGACAAGAACGATCACACCAACCGGAACAAATGGTGATTATAGCTGGACAACTAATTTATCATCCGGTACTGCTATGGTTCCAGATAGAAATGGTATATATACCTTAGTAGCATATGTAGAGGATGAAGTTGGTGATAAGTCTGTAAAAGTAAAGGCTTCTAAGGAGATTGAAATAGAAAAAACCAATAATGCAAACACGATAACAATTGAAGATGGAAATATTAGAGAAGTAACCGATAATGATTTTGATGGTAATGGGAAATTAAGGATTAATGGTACATTTACTGTAAGTAATAATGGTAACTATATACAAACTACTGTTCATAATGAGCAAGCAGCAGATGCAAACAAAGATACTAACACTACTTGGAGTTATTTAATAGATAAAAGTAAATTACAAGCAGGGAACAATAGTATTACTGTAAAAATTCATCAGCAAGGACAAGGAACTGTATTAGCAACAGTGACTCAACAATTAATTTATTTGAAAGATGGCGTGGAAATAATTACTCCATTATCCGTTTCTATTGATTCGATACATGCAACAGGTTCAGCTAGACCAGAAATAACAGGTAAATCTAGTGGTGCTGAATCTGTTGAAATACAAATTTCGAGAGACGGAGGACCTTACAGAACAATAGAAATTCGTGATACACGAAATAATAATAATTGGTCTGTGGAACCGTTAGAAACACCGTTAAGAGTAGGAACTTACACAGTAAGAGCAATTGCTAAGAATGCTGCAGGCACTGAATTTGCGTACGCATATAAAAGCCACACAGTTTCAGAGAAGTCCATTACGATTGATAATGGAAGTGGAGTACCTGATCGGGTAGTTATTAATGATAGAACACCCATCATAAGGGGTACAACAAATTTAGATGATGGTCTAGATAAGGTACGAGTAAAAATTGGAGGAATAGAGGAAACAGTAGATGTAGTAAATAATAGATGGTTCCTAGAAGTTAATAACGAATTAACAGGGTCTGATTATACAATAAATGCGGAATTGGTAGAAGATAATAACATTAAGGCAACTCAGGAACTCAGAATTATTGCAAGTACATTTGTAAATATTACTGCTCCTGTACCAGATGAATACGGATTTATTGCAGAAACAGAACCGACGATAGGAGGTACTGTTCAGGCTGGATCATTAGTAAACTTAAAAATGTTGCGAGGAGATGAGTTTGTTTTTATAGAAGAAGTTGTGCCGACCGGTACAACTTGGGAATATGATGTTAGTTCACCATTATTAGAAGGAGATTATCAAGTAATAGCAATTGCTTATGATGATTATGGCAATGAAGCAGAGGCTACTAGTATTTTTTCTATTGCTGGAGGATCAGTGAGTATTGAAGACGTAGCTGACGTAACGAAAACTGTAGCATATGGAACGAGTATAGAAGATGCAAAAGCCGCATTGGGAACAGAAGTGACAGTCGTGCTAGAAGATGGTGAAGAGGTTACAGTACCAATAACATGGAGTGATAATTCAACACCAGAATACCAAGGGAATAATGTAGGAGAGTATGAGTTTTCAGGAACATTCGGTACGTTACCAAATGGAGTAAATAATGATAAAGATATAGGGGCACCGAAAGGAATCATTGCAGTGCAAGCTGGGTTAAGTAATGAAAAAGAAATCACAGCGTACAGCTTTGAAGAACAAACTAAAGTAGCGACGATCGATAGTGAGGTAGGAACAATCACTGTCGAAGTAGCCCATGAAACAGAAGTCGAGGATTTGATCGCAACGTTTACGTTGTCTGACAAAGCGAGTGCCAAAGTAGGCGAGGCAGTACAAACAAGTGAAGTTACGCCCAACGACTTTACAAATGAAGTCACGTATGTCGTGAAAGCAGAAGATGGAACAACGAAAAATTGGACGGTACAAGTAACAGTACAAGAACAAACAGCTAAACCTGTCATACCAGAGCCAGTTCGAGCAGGCATGGAGACAATAAGAGGAACATCGACAGAACCAGGTGCAGTAATTACGATTACACGAGGAACAGAAGTAATCGGAACAGGCACTGTCAATGTAGATGGGACATGGACGGTACAGGTAACTGAAGGAATGACGTTATCGGCAACTGACGCATTAAGTGTGAGAGCGAAAGCAGAAGGAAAAGCGGAAAGTGAAGTAGCCCCAGTGGTAGTCCAGAACGCATTAAGTGATAAAAAAGAAATCACATTGTACAGCTTTAAAGAACAGACAGGAGCTGCGACGATCCATAGTGGAACAGGGACGATCGCAATCGAAGTAGCACACGGAACAGAAGTAGACCAATTAGTCGCAACGTTTACGTTGTCAGACAAAGCGAGTGCGAAAGTAGGCGAGGAAGTACAAACAAGTGAAGTTACGCCAAACGATTTTACAAATGAAGTAATTTATATCCTGACAGCAGAAGACGGAACAAGGAAAGAATGGACGGTACAAGTAACAGTACAAGAACAAACAGCTACACCAGTTGTAACAGAGCCCGTACGAGCAGGGATGAAGACCATAAGTGGAACATCGACAGAAACAGGTGCAGTAATCACGATTACACGAGGAGCAGATGTAATCGGAACAGGTACCGTTAATGGAGATGGGACATGGACGGTACAGGTAAGTGAAGGAAAGGTGTTATCGGCAACCGACGCACTAAGTGTAACAGCGAAAGCAACAGGAAAAGCGGAAAGTGAAATAGCGCCAGTAGTAGTCCAGAATGCGTTAAGTAATGAAAAAGAAATCACATCGTACAGCTTTGAAGAACAGACAGGAGCTGCGACGATCCATAGTGGAACAGGAATGATCGCCATCGAAGTAGCACACGGAACAGAAGTAGACCAATTAATCGCAACGTTTACGTTGTCTGACAAAGCGAGTGCCAAAGTAGGCGAGGCAGTACAAACAAGTGAAGTTACGCCAAACGACTTTACAAATCAAGTAACGTATGTCGTGACAGCCGAAGACGGAACAACGAAAAATTGGACGGTACAAGTGACAGTACAAGAACAAACAGCTACACCTGTCATACCAGAGCCAGTTCGAGCAGGAATGGAGACAGTAAGTGGGACATCGCAAGAAGTAGGTGCAGTGATCGCGATTACACGAGGACCAGATGTAATCGGAACAGGAATCGTCAAAGAAGATGGAACATGGACTGTCGAGGTAACCGAAGGAAAGACGTTATCCGCAACCGACGCATTAAGTGTGACAGCGAAAGCAGAAGGAAAAGCGGAAAGTGAAGTAACCCCAGTGGTAGTCCAGAATGAATTAAGTGGTGAAAAAGAAATCACAACGTACAGCTTTGAAAAAGAGACAGGAGCTGCGACGATTAATAGTGGAACAGGGACGATCGCCATCGAAGTAGCACACGGAACAGAAGTAGGCCAATTAGTCGCAACGTTTACGTTGTCTGACAAAGCGAGTGCCAAAGTAGGCGAGGCAGTGCAAACAAGTGAAGCCACGCCAAACGACTTTACAAATGAAGTAACGTATGTCGTGACAGCGGAAGACGGAACAACGAAAAACTGGACGGTACAAGTGACAGTTCAAGAACAAACAGCTACACCCGTCATACCAGATCCAGTTCGAGCAGGCATGGAGACAATAAGAGGAACATCGACAGAACCAGGTGCAGTGATCACGATTACACGAGGAGAAGATGTAATCGGAACAGGCACTGTCAATGAAGATGGTATATGGACGGTACAGGTACCTGAAGGAAAGACGTTATCGGCAACTGACGCACTAATTGTAAGAGCGAAAGCAACAGGAAAAGCGGAAAGTGAAGTAACCCCAGTGGTAGTCCAGAATGAATTAAGTAATGAAAAAGAAATCACATCGTACAGCTTTGAAGAACAGACAGGAGCTGCGACGATCCATAGTGAAACAGGAACCATCGCAATCGAAGTAGCACACGGAACAGAAGTAGACCAATTAGTCGCAACGTTTACGTTATCTGACAAAGCGAGTGCCAAAGTAGGCGAGTCAGTACAAACAAGTGAAGCCACGCCAAACGACTTTACAAATGAAGTCACGTATGTCGTGACAGCCGAAGACGGAACAACGAAAAATTGGACGGTAAAAGTAACAGTACAAGAACAAACAGTGAAACCAGTCGTGACAGAGCCAGTTCGAGCAGGAATGGAGACAGTAAGCGGGACATCGCCAGAAGTAGGTGCAGTGATCACGATTACACGAGGAGAAGATGTAATTGGAACAGGCACAGTCAAAGAAGATGGAACATGGACTGTCGAGGTAACCGAAGGAAAGACGTTATCCGCAACTGACGCATTAAGTGTAAGAGCGAAAGCAACAGGAAAAGCGGAAAGTGAAGAAAATCTAGTAATGATATTACCAGTCTTGCAACAAGAAGTAGACTTAAGCCTAACTTCTAATCCAACATCGATAGTAGGTGATGGATACTCTCAAGCTACTTTAAAGGCTGTATTAAAAGATTCAGAGGGTAACCCCATACCTAACATCGAAGTTGAATTCGCAGCAACTGCAGGTAGTTTGTCTTCTCCAATTGCAACAACAAATAGTGATGGAGAAGCAACAGTAACATTAACTTCAAGTAAAATTGAAGGAACAGAACCAGTTATTGAAGTAGTGAAAGCTACTGTAGATAGTCCTCAAAATGGAATATTTGCTGAAGAAGAAATTAATATTCATTTTGCACCGCCAATAATTCAAGGGCAAGTCCTTGATGCAGACGGAGAACCGATTAGTAATGCAACGGTTTGGGTTGAAATTGATGGTATAAAATATGAAGCTACTACTGATGAAGATGGAAACTACAGTATTATTGTACCCCGTGGTGGTAATTATACCCTTAACATTGAAGTTACGATGATGTTTGGAGGTAGAGAAGTTACTACGACTTTTACTCAGCAGGTAAGTGTTCAAGCAACAGGGCAAGAAGAGAAGTTTAAGCCAGAAAGAAAAGTCAGTGGACAGTTATTTGTTGGTACAAATAATAAAATAGTTAAAACAATGAATGAAGTACTACCAGAAAACTCAAATCTAGTTGTGCAAGTGTTGAATGACCCGGATAATCGAGTAACCGCAACAATTGATAATGATGGGAAATACGAATTACTAGGATTTGAAGCCGGTAAAACATATGAAGTTGTTTTTAATGTAGAAATTGATGGAAATCGTATGGCGGGAGAATATACAGAAATTAAAGTTGGTGAAGATGGTCAAATTGTCGTTCAATTTGAGCTCATTGACCCATACGGACTCATAACTGACTCTGTTACAGGGGAACTGATTTCTGGAGTTAATATGAAGTTGTATTGGGCAGATACTGACCTAAATAAAGAAAAAGGACGTATCCCTGGAGAGCTTGTACCTTTGCCGGTATTACCTGATTTCCCACCGAATCAAAATGAGAATCCTCAAATTTCGACGGATTGGCTAGAGAATGAAGATACTGCCGAAATTGGTAACTATGCATGGATGGTATTTGCTCAGGGAGATTATTATCTAGTCGGTGAAAAAGATGGATATGTGAAATATGATAGTCGTACTGATCTAACAACGGATGTTCAAATTGGAGATAGCTGGATTCGCGATGGTGTAATTCACATTGGTGAAACGATTATGAGATATGACTTTTCGATGGTTAAGAAAGTAGCGACAACGATCGAAGTAAGTGGCGCCAGTGAAATAGAGGTTCCAGCAACGGGAAGCACTAGCGAAAGCTATACAGCCGTTGTGAAAAATCAATACGGAGCTCAAATGCAAGAAGATGTAACGTGGAGCCTAAAGTCAGTAGTAACAGGAGTAAGTATAGATGAAATGACAGGGGAGCTTACAGTAGAAGCGATAACAGACGCTGATAAGGCAATAGTTGTAGCATCATCTGGAGGTTTAAATCAAGAGTATGATATTGTCCTTAAGAAAATCCCACCACCTGTAAAGGCTGCTGGAAGCGTAAGTGGTGAAGGGAAACTAACTGTTAGCGAAGGAACTCCAGAAGCAATCGTAACACTATATGACAAAGATGGTATTGAGATAATAACCGGAACAATTATAGCAGATGGAACATATGAGTTTACAGATGTTCCACCAGGTAAGGCCTATACTGTTGTTCAAACGGTAAATGGAGTTTCTAGTAGTCACTCTAATGCCGTCGATGTAGCACCAAATAAGCCAGTGACGCTTGAAGGAAAAGTAAATGATGCTGATGGTACGGTTGAAATAAGTAATCTAGTACCAGGCGCAACCGTTATCTTGAAAGACAAAGATGGTAATGTAGTGGCGAGTGGTACAGCAAATGAAGATGGAACATTTACTTTTAGTGATATGGAAAAAGGAGTGGATTACACTGTTACTCAAGAAGTAAATGGTGTAGAAAGCGAACCACTACCATTTCGCTTATTAACAGATGAAGAAGAAGTAGATGATACGTTAAGAAATCTAAATGTAGGTTACAAAAAGGAAAGTGATACGTGGGAAAGTGTCACGGACGATGTTTATTTAATTCGGTTGGATAGTCATGAAACGGAAGTAAAGTGGTCAGCAAGTCGTAATAATGAAGTGGTTATTATTACAGATTCTGACTGCGTTGCACGGAGTGAGAATGAAGGATGCGAGCTAGTAGCAGATGTTGCGAGAAAAGAAACAGATAGAAGTGTCATTGTAACAGCAACAGTAACTAAAGGCGAAGTAAGTAAGCAAAGAACATTCCTACTAATTGTTAAAGCAAGTACAATAGATAAGCAAGTAGATAACGACAATGGTCGTACAATCACAACTCCTGGGACGGGAAGTAATTCAATTTCTATACCAGTTACTAGAATTAATGTGACAGACCGTAGTGTAAATTCTACTGCAAAGATTGATAAGGTTATTTTATCTGATGATGTAGCCACATCTATTTCACAAGCAGCTGCAGCTAATGGGAAAACAGCGGTGGTACCAGTACCTCAAGATCCGGACAACAAGGCAGATGAATTTGCAATAGAAATACCAAGAACAGCAGTGTCTGCAATTTCTCAAGGAGTTGACGCTCTTAAAGTTAAAACAGACTTTGCTCATTTGACATTAGAAAAAGCTCAACTTGCCACTATGAAAGAAAACAACTTAGATCTTTTCTTCCGCCTATTACCATTAAAAGAAGAGAATCACAAACAACAAGTAAGAAATACAATTCAAAATGATACTAATCTCAAAGCTAATGTCGGAAACAAACAAGTAGAAACATTAGGATCACCGTTGAAAATTGAAACGAATTATGCTAATTATGACACTAATTTAATAATGACTTTTAGCAGTAATGGCATTACATTACCAATGGTTAATCAAGATGAATTCCTGCAATCACTTGCTATCTATATTGAGCATAGTGACGGAGATAAAGTATTAAAAAGAGTATCAGATAATGGGGCAACGATTGTTTATGAAGATAACCAACCAATAGGTCTTTCAATTAACATCAGTAAATTTAGTACATTTACTGTAGTTGAATTAAAAGACCCACCTCCGAGTGGTGGTGCTCCTGCTCCAACAACAGAAACTATAACAATTGATGTTGAAACAGGAGGAGAAACTGGAGCTACTATCGTATCAACAGCAACAATCATTAGAACAACAGCACCGAACGGAACGAAAAAAGATGAAGTTATTTTTACACCGGAAAAAGCAATTGAGACAGTGGAAAAAGTAAAGGGTGCTGAGCAAACTACTGCACGTATTATAATTCCTGACTTAAAAGATGAAGTTAGTGAAATAATGGTGCGAATTCCTTTAAAGTCTGCTCAAGAGCTTTCTAGCTCGGGAATAAATTTAGAAATTGTCACTGAAAACGGAAAAGTAATCATACCAGCAACTTCTTTAGCGGGACTAACAGGAGACTTATATTTTAGGTTAATCCCAATTAAAGATGACGTATTACAACAAGAAGTTCGTAATCGAGCTATTAATGAAGATGTTGTTAAGAAAGTATCGGATGTTTTAAAGCCGTATGTTGTTGCTCGTCCGATGACAATTGAAACAAATATGCCAAGTAGACCAGTAACACTAGTATTACCACTAAAAGATGTGGAAATACCAGAGAAAGAAGAAGAAAGATACAAATTCTTGAACAGTCTAGCGGTATTTATTGAACATAGTGATGGCGACCGAGTTCTAACACGAGGTAAAGTAGTTACGTATGATAAACAACAGCTAGGTCAACAAATTGATATTGAGAAATTTAGTACGTTTACTATCTTAAACTGGGAAGGTGAGGACTTATCAAAGTTCTTAGGTGAATTACTAATTGAGCTAGATAGAGAAGACGCTCACGGCTTTCATGAAAAGTATATTAACGGCTTTCCAGACGGGACATTCAAACCAGAAGAGAGTGTAACGCGAGCACAAATGGCAGCAATGCTAGCAAGAAACTTAGGATATGATGAGTCAATGCCAAAAGCAACAACATCTTACCCTGATGTACGGGAAACTCATTGGGCTAAAGGTGTAATCGAGTTTATGAAGGAAGTAGGACTAATGGAAGGGGATCCTACAGGGAACTTTAGACCAGATGCTTCTATTTCACGTGCTGAAATGACGGCAATAGCTTCAAGGTATAGAAAATTAGAAATCATAGTACCAACAGAGTTTGCATTTAGTGATGCCCAAAATCATTGGGCAACCAACTATATTGAAGCGACTCAAAGTTCAGGTATCATTTCAGGTTACGTAGATGGAACGTTTCGTCCTAATAAAAATCTAACACGAGCAGAAGCAGCAAAAGTTGTTAATCGAATGTTTGAAAGAGGTCCACTATACGGAGTTACAACACCTAGTTGGCCAGACGTATTGAAAGAGCATTGGGCATTTGAAGAAATAGAAGAAGCATCACAAGACCATTATTATACCAAGCGTAAAGATGGTGACGGTGAAAATTTATTTAAGTAA
- a CDS encoding DUF1146 family protein has product MMVESFGQQALIHIFVNLLFLAITWWALQSFKFDLFVKEPNGPKAKALQIIVTIAIAQLVSSFFLDYLNWSTMLRYLF; this is encoded by the coding sequence ATGATGGTTGAAAGCTTTGGACAACAAGCATTAATACATATTTTCGTCAATTTGCTATTCCTCGCCATAACATGGTGGGCATTGCAATCATTTAAATTTGACTTATTTGTAAAAGAGCCCAATGGACCAAAGGCAAAAGCACTGCAAATTATTGTAACCATCGCAATTGCCCAATTAGTTAGCAGTTTCTTTTTAGATTATTTGAATTGGTCTACAATGCTGAGGTATTTGTTCTAA
- a CDS encoding YwmB family TATA-box binding protein gives MKNIVILVSFIAMAFTQLPLDGELELQAGHVEEIVQLMEVNEVDVTEWRLYTRGEHQIVQDKEEYEKNLTNFKMRFDGFEWQQIDDEHWKVQGQKAHSELPFVEQLTVLAYPSGQSYSMYLIYELHGSSWNEDTWQHIAYEFHERYEQLFPDENSIFTTVTGKTHSIEVGSLYETAQLYLNQLSSEKIEELNEETFVSLSAYNRKWMDSIQTNENQMNVQVALRQSPRMGGETTVTIGTPIITTEY, from the coding sequence ATGAAAAATATAGTTATTTTAGTAAGCTTTATTGCAATGGCATTTACGCAACTGCCGCTAGACGGGGAATTAGAACTACAAGCTGGGCATGTAGAAGAAATCGTTCAATTAATGGAAGTTAATGAGGTTGATGTGACGGAATGGAGATTGTACACAAGAGGTGAGCACCAGATCGTACAAGATAAAGAGGAGTACGAAAAAAATCTTACCAATTTTAAAATGAGATTTGATGGGTTTGAATGGCAACAGATTGATGATGAACATTGGAAAGTTCAAGGTCAGAAAGCTCATTCAGAACTTCCCTTTGTTGAACAGCTTACAGTTCTAGCCTATCCTAGTGGACAGTCTTATTCAATGTACCTCATCTATGAACTCCATGGTTCAAGCTGGAATGAAGATACATGGCAGCACATTGCCTATGAATTCCACGAACGATATGAGCAATTATTTCCGGATGAAAACTCAATTTTTACAACAGTAACTGGTAAGACTCACTCAATTGAAGTAGGAAGCTTATACGAAACAGCACAGTTGTATCTTAACCAGCTTTCAAGCGAAAAAATTGAAGAGTTAAATGAAGAAACGTTCGTCTCCCTATCTGCATATAATAGGAAGTGGATGGATTCAATTCAAACAAATGAAAATCAAATGAATGTTCAAGTTGCCTTGAGACAAAGTCCACGAATGGGCGGTGAGACGACTGTCACAATTGGCACGCCAATAATTACGACTGAATATTAA